DNA from Plasmodium cynomolgi strain B DNA, chromosome 12, whole genome shotgun sequence:
ACATGGAAGTCCCTATCGTTCGAAtagtatacattttttagcagcaaaaatttgttttttccgtCTATCTGTTcttcattaaatattttgcTGTCCCTTCTTTTCGTTCCTTCCTCGTTTTtgcataactttttttcctcctccagaTGGTCATACGTTGTTTTCTCTGTGTTGGTGTAGCGTCGGGATTCTACCGcatctgttttttcttttccatgaTAGTTACCTTTGGATAGGTTAGGCATGTCAGGTTTTTCTATAGCATTTTCATTTACCCTTCCTCTTCGCttgtccactttttttttttttccctcattttTACTCGAACTTTTTTGCGCACCCACCACTGCAGTGTCAGTGTCGTTGTGGTTGCTCCTTGTGCCACTGTTGGTGCAGTTCTCTCCATATGCATGTTTCTGTTCACTCTGTCCAGCATTACAGCTACGGTTGTTGTTGCTACTACTGttagttatatatttttttttttccacctggTTTATCTGTTTGTCATCACCACTTGGGTCACTTTTGGATTGACGTCGTTGGATTTCTTTACTTGGATTATTGATgctgataattttttttttttttcctctttgtttCACTTCCATCGCTATAGCTTTGTTCGAGGGTGTTCTTACATTCTCCTTCGGTGTGTTTTTCCCTTGGTGTGTTACTCCCTTCTTGGCtagttacatttttattttcatccttGACTGGCAAAAGTGAAACTATTTTCCCGGGGGAATTATTATCCCCTTTGTGTGTTTCTCTGTGATTgtccttttctgttttctGTTCAGCTCGTTGGATGGCATCATCATGTACTTCTTCATCGCCGTTATTATCCAATTTGGTCTTTTGCGAATTCGAATTGTAAGTTTGCACTGGGGCACCTCCACTGGGAAGGAATATCTCCctgttatttttctctccactgtgcatgttccatttttcgGACTGCTCATTAGTGTAATCCCTtgatgaaatatttttctgttgtgttctatccatttttgtgcattcgTTAATTATCCCCTTTTGGGTGAACATGTTGAGGGTagatttgttttcctttggGTGACTCTCCTTCGGGTTGACCTTCAGTTCGTTTATTTGTATGCGTGCCGGATCCATTTGATCGCAGGTAGATTCACCAATAGTGACAATTTTGGTTGCGTGTTGGGATTTGATAAGAGACGAGTGTTTATTTCCACTGGGGGctattccttcctttttgagaATAATACAGGTGTCTTTCTTTTTGGAGTCCGTGGGATGTAATTGCAGTTCTGCGTCCTTCTTCGTGGGTGTGTTTACCTTAGATGTGATGCTTCCGTCGGTGAGGAGGGTGTCCCTTGTGGGATTACCGTCGGTGATTCCCCGACTAGCGATCTCACCCATTTGACCACCCATCTGTGTGGCTCTTCCCACTTGCTGCACCCCACGTGAATGCCCATGTCCACTGACCAGATCATTCCTCCCTTTGCTTGccccccccatttgtttGCCCATCACATTTTCCCTATGTTCAGAAGCGACGAAAAGAGCACCTTCAGCGTCTTTAGCCCATTCGTAACTAGCCAACTTTGTGTGACCTTCCCCCTCTCGGTGTTTAACAAAAGGGTCTTCCCTCTTACGGTCAGATGAGCatgcattattattattactattgcTATTGTTACTGGACGTGCCCGTTTCGACATATTCGGAGACTCCCCTTCTACATGTCCATTCCTTTGTGTAGTCAGCATGATTGGCGGCATGATTGGCGGCATAATTGGCAGCATTATTCGCGGCATTATTCGCGGCATACTTGGCTGCACAGTTGACTTGATTTTCAAGCAACACACAGGAAGAGGCGCAAGTACGTCCACTGGTTTGGTTGCTTAAACACCCTACATACGTCCCCTTATCATCATAGTAATAATATTTGTACTGTACATGATGGTTGTAATTAGggttttcataaaataatgcGTCATTCGGTGAGACGTTTACTTTCGCGATGGCTGGTGTGTTGTTAGGATTAGGAGTTCCGTTTGTGCAATTCGAGGTGATGGTGTTAGTGGACTCTCGTCCATCACTCGCGTTGGAAGCATATTTGAACTTCCAGCTGGTATCGTATTCCCTACTTGTGGTCAGCTTACACTGGTCATAATGCCTTAACAGAGTAGACCTCCCACTAGTGGTTACGTTAAAATCGTTCGCTCCTTTAAACAGGTACAAATTactatataaattatttttccctatGAGGTTATCCCTACATGgtagaagaaatatattgttGCTTTGATTTCTGTACATGTTGtttttattgaaataaaaatcgtAAGTGTTGTTTGTCTTTCCACACAGATGGGGGTTCTTATTCACTTGGTCCATCAACTTaagtttattttcttctatatGCTCTACCTGCAGTTGCTTACCATCATAGTAGTTGCTGCTACTACTCTGATTGTCATTCTTCCCATCCACGTACGTATTGTCCAGAATGtgatttttgaaatattttttctccacgtaGTAGTTATTTTGATCATGCTTGCGATGATTTgtgattcctttttgtgtgcacacTTTGATTTTATCGTTACCATCatcatgtgtgtgttttttgtttgtttccaTGAGGGCGTTTCCTCCCTCTTCATTCTTTTCGTTTAACGCATACTTATCTAATGTCCCCGCTTGGTTCTTTTTCTGCGCAAGGAGGGCGTCTGCGTAGACGGGGTTCTCCAAGTTGTGCTGTCCCCCATTCGGCTGATTCACATGGGTGTTCAAAACCCCCTTGTCGTCGTACAGGTAAAGCTGGCTATGGTTTTTGTTTGTGTTTTGGTTTTGATTTGCGTTTTGATTTTGATTTAAGTTTTGATGTTGATTTAAGTTttggtttttattttggttTTGCCTCAGGTGGTGGGGGTCGCTCCTGGGGAAGAGCGAGTTGCTTCCTCGAAGATGACACGCTTGGCCCTTCTCGTTACCACTGCGTGGGGAGGTTCCCGCCTGGTCGTTCTCCTTGGGGCTTGCACTTACGTATGGCGTAGAGTAGGGAGCTCCGAAAGGAGCGGCGCATGGAATTCCGTGAGGCACCATACCAGACACGACGTTTTGCACACCGCTCGGCACCATGTTTATTAGCAGGCCGTTTTGCGCACCGCTGGGTACCATATTTTGCACACCCCTCGGAACCGCGCTTGCCACCCCCCCCTGGACGCAAAGGTTTGTGGCCGCAGGACCATTTTCTCTCTTGATtagaaacaattttttgaacGTCTCAAAGTCCATATCGTTCTTACCACTGCCAACTGGACAAGCAACGGTAGATGAAATGGGGAAATTCATTTTCTTATGCACGTGGGATACTTCCAATTTGGTTTTCCCCGTATCAGCTAGCCATTCATGATTCACCACTTCATCAAGGGACAACCGATTAGCTGGATTGATGGTGAGCATGCCAGAGAGCAAATTTCGAGCATTCatagaaattttattgaCCCTATGTTTGGGAAAgacgattttattttttataattgaGTTGTAAGCTTCTTTcagattttttccttcgttaTCAAAGGGGAGTAAGCCGAATAACATGGCATAGAGGATAATCCCGAGACTCCATACATCTGCTTTTTGACTGCTATAGCCACAGGTGGTGTTACACCCTAAGACCTCCGGTGCAGCATAACTTAAGGTTCCCACGATGTCGtgatgtaatttatttttttcattaacaCAGCAGGCTCCGAAGTCCCCTATCTTCAATTCGTATTCAGAGCATGATGGTAACTTCCCTATTCGTATTAAcgttttttctctttgaCTTAATTGTCTTTTGcataagaaaatattttctggCTTTAGGTCCCTGTGAGACACGTTGTTTCGATGCATGTACTGGAGCCCTTGGACGATTTTTCGAAAGAAGTACTGGGCGCTGAGTTCCTCTAGGTGGAGCTTCTGCGGTCGTGAGGAGGGGAATCATACGCGCAGTTGGGGTGATGAGTGGTCACGCGAAGTTGGGGTGATGGGTGGTCACGCCCTGTTAGGGGCACGAGCAAACGCATGCATGTAAACACATGTGCTCACGTAGGCAACATGCGCgcatatgtatttatgtgcatgtgctCGGTTGATAACCCCCTAGGGCTTACATTTCTGACGTAGGATATGAGGTCCCCCCCATCACAGTACTCcataatttgaataattttgtcCCTGGTCTCAAGGACGTTGGTTGTTTTTACAACACACGGGTGATTCATTCTGCAGGAAATGCTGATCTCCTCCTTCAGCTTTTGAAAGAGCTCTTCATCGCCTTGCACGGTGGATTTGTCTATGGCCTTCGCCGCGACGAGCGTGTCTGTGGGGATAGCGCCGTGAGCATGTATCAGTGCATGTGGATACGCTTGTAATTACGCAGGTAATTTTGCATTCTTCCTTATCCATGCTCAGAGCTACGAGTGCGAATTCCGCAGCACACTGTAGCGGAGAGACCAACCTGTGCTTTTGTCCAAAGCCAAGTGAACCTGCCCAACGGACCCagtatttattttctctaaGATGATGTAATTCTTAAGGCGAAAGTACAGCAACGTATCGCATAATTTCTTCTTGGAATATCTGggctgtattttttttccatctgaaactaacaaattaaataatttctgcCCCTTGTCCATTCCCCTAAACATGTAGTCGTCAATGTGTTCTCCCCATATGAGGGACTCGGGCTTTTTAACTACAAAGGGAGTGGAAGAAGGAGGGGATCACATAATTGTTTACACCGTTTTAGTTGCGGAGTGATGTTATTATCGCTAGTATTACTATAATTGGAATGTAGAGCGGATGACATGGGGGAGTGAAGGGGGATAGTGTGTCGAAAAgagctccccccccccgtaACTGATGCTTTGTCTAAATATGCAGccgcatatttttgtttcattttttacttgttATGAAATCGATGAGGTTCCGAACGTGCGGCATGGAGGTGTGGTACATCTTTAAGAACTGCGTCGACAAATcggagggggagaaaggaCAGGTAAGATAgcgaaaagaggaaaaaaaaaaaaaaaagcgaaaaagcgaaaaagccAAATAGTGGAAGATGtcatgcaaaaaaggagcatacACACTATTCTCAGCAACGCGACATTTCAAGCAtcgtgtagaaaaaaaatcatatcaTAGAAaatcctcccccccaaggtATCAAAaagtgtcctttttttttgttaattttacctgccatatgaaaaatatatcttcGGTTATCTGCAAGTCGTGGTCGGCAATAGATTCGACTTGGGGGAGCAGGCGAAGCTCCCTGTCCCACTCGGTTCTCCATTTGTCCATTATTGCCATTGGGGGAGACGAAGGAAAAGCGGAAGCTCCGAATCGAGCGAGAGGCGGAAGGGAGCACGTAGTCGCTAGATGAAGCAACAAATAggtcaggaaaaaaacagtcCGTGAGGAAGTAGGCGCAGCGCAGCTCGGATGCAACACAGGGGCAGCACAAATTGGGGGCAAAGAGATTGCACGGATATCAGCACGGACGTCGACGTGGACATCGGCGCGGACATGGGCACGCAAAACGAGACACAGCGAAACGGACACTCACGCTTATGGGTCTCTTgcacaaaacaaaacgaTCACCTTGACTTTGCAATCGTGTCTCATTTTGaattaacacatttttacgaAAGAAATACGGAAGAGTTGACAAATTAGGTAGGCAATATTTacggggcacaaaaaaacgtCATGGGGAGGTGGGCGACAGCAGGatacacaaaagggaagaaagacAAATGGAAGGCGGATTAACGCCAGGCAAATGACT
Protein-coding regions in this window:
- a CDS encoding serine/threonine protein kinase (putative) translates to MDKWRTEWDRELRLLPQVESIADHDLQITEDIFFIWQFLKMYHTSMPHVRNLIDFITIKKPESLIWGEHIDDYMFRGMDKGQKLFNLLVSDGKKIQPRYSKKKLCDTLLYFRLKNYIILEKINTGSVGQVHLALDKSTDTLVAAKAIDKSTVQGDEELFQKLKEEISISCRMNHPCVVKTTNVLETRDKIIQIMEYCDGGDLISYVRNKLHLEELSAQYFFRKIVQGLQYMHRNNVSHRDLKPENIFLCKRQLSQREKTLIRIGKLPSCSEYELKIGDFGACCVNEKNKLHHDIVGTLSYAAPEVLGCNTTCGYSSQKADVWSLGIILYAMLFGLLPFDNEGKNLKEAYNSIIKNKIVFPKHRVNKISMNARNLLSGMLTINPANRLSLDEVVNHEWLADTGKTKLEVSHVHKKMNFPISSTVACPVGSGKNDMDFETFKKLFLIKRENGPAATNLCVQGGVASAVPRGVQNMVPSGAQNGLLINMVPSGVQNVVSGMVPHGIPCAAPFGAPYSTPYVSASPKENDQAGTSPRSGNEKGQACHLRGSNSLFPRSDPHHLRQNQNKNQNLNQHQNLNQNQNANQNQNTNKNHSQLYLYDDKGVLNTHVNQPNGGQHNLENPVYADALLAQKKNQAGTLDKYALNEKNEEGGNALMETNKKHTHDDGNDKIKVCTQKGITNHRKHDQNNYYVEKKYFKNHILDNTYVDGKNDNQSSSSNYYDGKQLQVEHIEENKLKLMDQVNKNPHLCGKTNNTYDFYFNKNNMYRNQSNNIFLLPCRDNLIGKNNLYSNLYLFKGANDFNVTTSGRSTLLRHYDQCKLTTSREYDTSWKFKYASNASDGRESTNTITSNCTNGTPNPNNTPAIAKVNVSPNDALFYENPNYNHHVQYKYYYYDDKGTYVGCLSNQTSGRTCASSCVLLENQVNCAAKYAANNAANNAANYAANHAANHADYTKEWTCRRGVSEYVETGTSSNNSNSNNNNACSSDRKREDPFVKHREGEGHTKLASYEWAKDAEGALFVASEHRENVMGKQMGGASKGRNDLVSGHGHSRGVQQVGRATQMGGQMGEIASRGITDGNPTRDTLLTDGSITSKVNTPTKKDAELQLHPTDSKKKDTCIILKKEGIAPSGNKHSSLIKSQHATKIVTIGESTCDQMDPARIQINELKVNPKESHPKENKSTLNMFTQKGIINECTKMDRTQQKNISSRDYTNEQSEKWNMHSGEKNNREIFLPSGGAPVQTYNSNSQKTKLDNNGDEEVHDDAIQRAEQKTEKDNHRETHKGDNNSPGKIVSLLPVKDENKNVTSQEGSNTPREKHTEGECKNTLEQSYSDGSETKRKKKKNYQHQ